A window of the Pongo abelii isolate AG06213 chromosome 10, NHGRI_mPonAbe1-v2.0_pri, whole genome shotgun sequence genome harbors these coding sequences:
- the ALG10B gene encoding dol-P-Glc:Glc(2)Man(9)GlcNAc(2)-PP-Dol alpha-1,2-glucosyltransferase isoform X1, with product MAQLEGYYFSAALSCTFLVSCLLFSAFSRALREPYMDEIFHLPQAQRYCEGHFSLSQWDPMITTLPGLYLVSVGVVKPAIWIFGWSEHVVCSIGLLRFVNLLFSVGNFYLLYLLFRKVQPRNKAASSIQRVLSTLTLAVFPTLYFFNFLYYTEAGSMFFTLFAYLMCLYGNHKTSAFLGFCGFMFWQTNIIWAVFCAGNVIAQKLTEAWKTELQKKEDRLPPIKGPFAEFRKILQFLLAYSMSFKNLSMLFRLTWPYILLGFLFCAFVVVNGGIVIGDRSSHEACLHFPQLFYFFSFTLFFSFPHLLSPSKIRTFLSLVWKRRILFFVVTLVSVFLVWKFTYAHKYLLADNRHYTFYVWKRVFQRYEFVKYLLVPAYIFAGWSIADSLKSKSIFWNLMFFICLFIVIVPQKLLEFRYFILPYVIYRLNITLPPTSRLVCELSCYAIVNFITFYIFLNKTFQWPDSQDIQRFMW from the exons ATGGCGCAGCTAGAGGGTTACTATTTCTCGGCCGCCTTGAGCTGTACCTTTTTAGTGTCCTGCCTCCTCTTCTCCGCCTTCAGCCGGGCGCTGCGAGAGCCCTACATGGACGAGAtcttccacctgcctcaggcgcAGCGCTACTGTGAGGGCCATTTCTCCCTTTCCCAG tgggATCCCATGATTACTACATTACCTGGCTTGTACCTGGTGTCAGTTGGAGTGGTCAAACCTGCCATTTGGATCTTTGGATGGTCTGAACATGTTGTCTGCTCCATTGGGTTGCTCAGATTTGTTAATCTTCTCTTCAGTGTTGGTAACTTCTATTTACTATATTTGCTTTTCCGCAAGGTACAACCCAGAAACAAG GCTGCCTCAAGTATCCAGAGAGTCTTGTCAACATTAACACTAGCAGTATTTccaacactttatttttttaacttcctttaTTATACAGAAGCAGGATCTAtgttttttactctttttgcATATTTGATGTGTCTTTATGGAAATCATAAAACTTCAGCCTTCCTTGGATTTTGTGGCTTCATGTTTTGGCAAACAAATATCATCTGGGCTGTCTTCTGTGCAGGAAATGTCATTGCACAAAAGTTAACTGAGGCTTGGAAAACTGAGCTACAAAAGAAGGAAGACAGACTTCCACCTATTAAAGGACCATTTGCAGAATTCAGAAaaattcttcagtttcttttggCTTATTCCATGTCCTTTAAAAACTTGAGTATGCTTTTCCGTTTGACTTGGCCCTACATCCTTCTGGGATTTCTGTTTTGTGCTTTTGTAGTAGTTAATGGTGGAATTGTTATTGGCGATCGGAGTAGTCACGAAGCCTGTCTTCATTTTCCTCAACTAttctactttttttcatttactctctttttttcctttcctcatctCCTGTCTCCTAGCAAAATTAGGACTTTTCTTTCCTTAGTTTGGAAACGTAGAATTCTGTTTTTTGTGGTTACCTTAGTCTCTGTGTTTTTAGTTTGGAAATTCACTTATGCTCATAAATACTTGCTAGCAGACAATAGACATTATACTTTCTATGTGtggaaaagagtttttcaaagataTGAATTTGTGAAATATTTGTTAGTTCCAGCCTATATATTTGCTGGTTGGAGTATAGCTGACTCATTGAAGTCAAAgtcaattttttggaatttaatgtttttcatatgcttgttcaTTGTTATAGTTCCTCAGAAACTGCTGGAATTTCGTTACTTCATTTTACCTTATGTCATTTATAGGCTTAACATAACTCTGCCTCCCACATCCAGACTTGTTTGTGAACTGAGTTGCTATGCAATTGTTAATTTCATAACTTTTTACATCTTTCTGAACAAGACTTTTCAGTGGCCAGATAGTCAGGACATTCAAAGGTTTATGTGGTAG
- the ALG10B gene encoding dol-P-Glc:Glc(2)Man(9)GlcNAc(2)-PP-Dol alpha-1,2-glucosyltransferase isoform X3, whose amino-acid sequence MAQLEGYYFSAALSCTFLVSCLLFSAFSRALREPYMDEIFHLPQAQRYCEGHFSLSQWDPMITTLPGLYLVSVGVVKPAIWIFGWSEHVVCSIGLLRFVNLLFSVGCLKYPESLVNINTSSISNTLFF is encoded by the exons ATGGCGCAGCTAGAGGGTTACTATTTCTCGGCCGCCTTGAGCTGTACCTTTTTAGTGTCCTGCCTCCTCTTCTCCGCCTTCAGCCGGGCGCTGCGAGAGCCCTACATGGACGAGAtcttccacctgcctcaggcgcAGCGCTACTGTGAGGGCCATTTCTCCCTTTCCCAG tgggATCCCATGATTACTACATTACCTGGCTTGTACCTGGTGTCAGTTGGAGTGGTCAAACCTGCCATTTGGATCTTTGGATGGTCTGAACATGTTGTCTGCTCCATTGGGTTGCTCAGATTTGTTAATCTTCTCTTCAGTGTTG GCTGCCTCAAGTATCCAGAGAGTCTTGTCAACATTAACACTAGCAGTATTTccaacactttatttttttaa
- the ALG10B gene encoding dol-P-Glc:Glc(2)Man(9)GlcNAc(2)-PP-Dol alpha-1,2-glucosyltransferase isoform X2: MITTLPGLYLVSVGVVKPAIWIFGWSEHVVCSIGLLRFVNLLFSVGNFYLLYLLFRKVQPRNKAASSIQRVLSTLTLAVFPTLYFFNFLYYTEAGSMFFTLFAYLMCLYGNHKTSAFLGFCGFMFWQTNIIWAVFCAGNVIAQKLTEAWKTELQKKEDRLPPIKGPFAEFRKILQFLLAYSMSFKNLSMLFRLTWPYILLGFLFCAFVVVNGGIVIGDRSSHEACLHFPQLFYFFSFTLFFSFPHLLSPSKIRTFLSLVWKRRILFFVVTLVSVFLVWKFTYAHKYLLADNRHYTFYVWKRVFQRYEFVKYLLVPAYIFAGWSIADSLKSKSIFWNLMFFICLFIVIVPQKLLEFRYFILPYVIYRLNITLPPTSRLVCELSCYAIVNFITFYIFLNKTFQWPDSQDIQRFMW; encoded by the exons ATGATTACTACATTACCTGGCTTGTACCTGGTGTCAGTTGGAGTGGTCAAACCTGCCATTTGGATCTTTGGATGGTCTGAACATGTTGTCTGCTCCATTGGGTTGCTCAGATTTGTTAATCTTCTCTTCAGTGTTGGTAACTTCTATTTACTATATTTGCTTTTCCGCAAGGTACAACCCAGAAACAAG GCTGCCTCAAGTATCCAGAGAGTCTTGTCAACATTAACACTAGCAGTATTTccaacactttatttttttaacttcctttaTTATACAGAAGCAGGATCTAtgttttttactctttttgcATATTTGATGTGTCTTTATGGAAATCATAAAACTTCAGCCTTCCTTGGATTTTGTGGCTTCATGTTTTGGCAAACAAATATCATCTGGGCTGTCTTCTGTGCAGGAAATGTCATTGCACAAAAGTTAACTGAGGCTTGGAAAACTGAGCTACAAAAGAAGGAAGACAGACTTCCACCTATTAAAGGACCATTTGCAGAATTCAGAAaaattcttcagtttcttttggCTTATTCCATGTCCTTTAAAAACTTGAGTATGCTTTTCCGTTTGACTTGGCCCTACATCCTTCTGGGATTTCTGTTTTGTGCTTTTGTAGTAGTTAATGGTGGAATTGTTATTGGCGATCGGAGTAGTCACGAAGCCTGTCTTCATTTTCCTCAACTAttctactttttttcatttactctctttttttcctttcctcatctCCTGTCTCCTAGCAAAATTAGGACTTTTCTTTCCTTAGTTTGGAAACGTAGAATTCTGTTTTTTGTGGTTACCTTAGTCTCTGTGTTTTTAGTTTGGAAATTCACTTATGCTCATAAATACTTGCTAGCAGACAATAGACATTATACTTTCTATGTGtggaaaagagtttttcaaagataTGAATTTGTGAAATATTTGTTAGTTCCAGCCTATATATTTGCTGGTTGGAGTATAGCTGACTCATTGAAGTCAAAgtcaattttttggaatttaatgtttttcatatgcttgttcaTTGTTATAGTTCCTCAGAAACTGCTGGAATTTCGTTACTTCATTTTACCTTATGTCATTTATAGGCTTAACATAACTCTGCCTCCCACATCCAGACTTGTTTGTGAACTGAGTTGCTATGCAATTGTTAATTTCATAACTTTTTACATCTTTCTGAACAAGACTTTTCAGTGGCCAGATAGTCAGGACATTCAAAGGTTTATGTGGTAG